From Cucumis melo cultivar AY chromosome 1, USDA_Cmelo_AY_1.0, whole genome shotgun sequence, a single genomic window includes:
- the LOC103500088 gene encoding vacuolar iron transporter homolog 2-like, which produces MSTLNQSSSLNSCTKFPIPSRDNHVVDEIQSQPFDYSKRAQWLRAAVLGANDGLVSTASLMMGVGAVKHDVKAMILTGFAGLIAGACSMAIGEFVSVYSQLDIEMAHIKRSSDHRKELEEEEREKLPNPLQAATASALAFSTGAIVPLLAAAFIREYRVRLGVVVVAVTVALVGFGWLGAALGKAPTVRSVVRVLIGGWAAMAVTFGLTKLIGSSGL; this is translated from the coding sequence ATGTCCACACTCAACCAAAGCAGCTCCCTCAATAGTTGCACCAAGTTTCCCATCCCTTCCCGTGACAACCATGTAGTAGATGAAATCCAATCCCAACCCTTTGACTACTCAAAACGCGCCCAATGGCTGCGTGCGGCCGTCCTTGGTGCCAACGATGGCCTTGTCTCTACGGCATCTCTCATGATGGGTGTTGGTGCCGTCAAGCACGACGTCAAGGCCATGATCCTCACTGGCTTTGCCGGTCTCATTGCCGGTGCTTGCAGCATGGCAATCGGTGAGTTTGTTTCGGTCTATTCTCAATTGGATATTGAAATGGCGCATATAAAAAGAAGCAGTGATCACAGAAAGGAGTTGGAggaagaggagagagaaaaattaCCGAACCCTCTTCAGGCGGCGACGGCTTCCGCCCTGGCCTTTTCTACGGGGGCAATAGTGCCACTATTGGCTGCGGCGTTCATAAGGGAGTATAGGGTTCGGCTCGGGGTGGTGGTAGTGGCAGTCACGGTGGCCTTAGTTGGGTTCGGCTGGTTGGGAGCGGCATTAGGGAAGGCGCCAACGGTTAGGTCGGTGGTTAGGGTCCTGATTGGAGGGTGGGCAGCTATGGCCGTGACTTTTGGATTGACTAAGTTGATTGGATCGAGTGGACTATGA